TCGACGACGGCCGCGTCACCGTTGGAGACGCGCGACACCGTCTGCGAGGAGACGCCCGCCCGCTGGGCGACGTCCGCCATGGAGACACGGCGCGGCCTGGCACGCGCCCCCCGCCGGCCTTCGTTCACGGCCGTCGGCCGGCCGGTCGCGTTCTGCTCGGTCACCCGATTCCCTCTCATTCGCTGTCAGTTCGTGCTTGACGCCCCCCAGCGGGAATGTCACCATCACCTTACCGATGATTGCGTAAACATTACGTATCGGTTAGCTATTCGTGCAGAGGCGCCTTTCGGCCTTCGGCCCCACCACCTCGCTCCCCGCCTCCGGACCGCTCGGTCACCGACGCTAGGACCCAACCCATGACGCTCCTGTCGACGTCAGCACAGGCGGCTCCTCCGCCCCGCCGACAAGCCCGTTTCCGCCTCCGCAAGGAGGCCTTGGTGGGCTGGGGCTTCGCCGGCCCGTTCGTGGCGGTCTTCGGCCTCGTGTTCCTGGCACCGATCGGTTACGCCCTGTACCTGAGCCTGTTCCAGGACCGGCTCATCGGCGGCACCTCCTTCGTCGGCCTCGACAACTACGGCGAGGCGCTCACCGATCCCCGCTTCTGGGACGGACTGGTCCGCGTCGGGCTCTTCCTGCTGGTCCAGGTCCCCGTCATGCTCGGGATCGCCCTTCTCGCCGCGCTCGCGATCGACAGCGGCCGTCTGTACGGCAAGACCTTCTTCCGGGTCACGATCTTCCTGCCCTACGCCGTGCCCGCCGTCGTCGCAGGTCTGATCTGGGGCTTCATGTACGGCACGCAGTTCGGCCTGGTCGGCAACATCAACGACGCGCTGGGCGTGTCGCTGCCCGACCCGCTCTCGCCGTCCCTGGTCCTGGCCTCCATCGGCAACATCGTGACCTGGGAGTTCGTCGGCTACAACATGCTGATCTTCTACTCCGCGCTCAAGGTCGTACCGCGCTCGCTCTACGAGGCGGCCGCCATCGACGGCGCCGGCGAGTGGCGGGTGGTGCGCTCGGTCAAGCTCCCGGCCATCCGCAGCGCGCTGGTCATCGCCACGATCTTCTCGATCATCGGCAGCTTCCAGCTCTTCAACGAGCCCAGCATCCTGCAGAAGCTCGCGCCGAACGCGATCACCAGCGACTTCACCCCCAACCTCTACACCTACTCGCTGTCCTTCTCGGGCCAGCAGCACAACTACGCGGCGACCGTGGCGATCGTGATGGGCGTCCTGACCGCGATCATCGCCTACGCGGTCCAGCTGCGCGGCATGCGGAAGGGCTGAGCCGATGACCACCTCCATGACCACCGCGTCCACCGAGCCCACCCCGTCCCCCACCGGGCCGCGGGCCGCCGGCACCACCACCCCGCCCCGCGCCCGGACCGCCGCACCGACGCGCCGCAAGCGGCGTCCGCACACTCCGCTCAACCCGCGCCCCAGCATCCCGCTGACACTCGTCACCGGCCTGGTCCTCCTCTACACCCTCCTGCCGCTGGCCTGGCTGCTGATCAACGCCACCAAGGACCAGAAGGGACTGCTCGACTCCTTCGGTCTGTGGTTCGCCGACGACACCCACTTCTGGGACAACATCTCCCGCACCCTCACCTACGACGACGGCGTCTTCGTCCGCTGGCTCCTCAACACCCTGCTGTACGTCGCCGCCGGCGCGGGCGGCGCCACGGTCCTCGCCGTCCTGGGCGGCTACGCCCTGGCCAAGTACGACTTCCCCGGCCGCAAGGCGGTCTTCGCGGTGGTCATCGGCGCCGTGGCCGTCCCCGGCACCGCCCTGGCCGTCCCCACCTTCCTGATGTTCAGCAACATGGGACTGACCAACACCCCCTGGGCCGTCATCATCCCCTCCCTGGTCTCCCCCTTCGGCCTCTACCTCATGTGGGTCTTCGCCGCCGAGGCCGTCCCCACCGAACTCCTGGAGGCCGCGCGCATCGACGGCTCCGGGGAGGTGCGCACCTTCTTCACCATCGCACTGCCGCTCCTGGTGCCGGGCACCGTCACCGTCCTGCTGTTCTCCATGGTCGCGACCTGGAACAACTACTTCCTGCCGCTGATCATGATCAAGGACCCCGACTGGTACCCGCTGACCCTCGGGCTCAACGCCTGGAACGCCCAGGCCCAGACCGCCGGCGGCGAGGCCGTCTTCGACCTCATCATCACCGGTTCCCTGCTCACGATCGTCCCGATCGTGGCCGTCTTCCTGCTGCTCCAGCGGTACTGGCAGTCCGGCCTGGCCGCCGGCAGCGTCAAGGAATGACCAAGCCTCCCCGATCCGCCCCCTCCCGGAAGTTTCCTCACACCCGCACCCTCGACCAGGAGCACCTCCCATGCGTACGCACACCACCCGCAGACTGCTCGGCGCACTCTCCGTCCTCGCCACCCTCACGCTGACCGCCACGGCCTGTGGCTCCGACGCCTCGGACACGGGGGCCGGCGACAGCGGTCCGAAGGACATCAACGCCGCGCTGGAGAAGGGCGGAAAGGTCACGGTGTGGGCCTGGGAGCCCACGCTGAAGAAGGCGGCGGAGGACTTCGAGAAGAAGTACCCCAAGGTCGACATCGAGCTGGTCAACGCGGGCACCGGCGACAAGCAGTACACCGCCCTGCAGAACGCCATAGCGGCCGGCTCCGGCGCCCCCGACGTGGCCCAGGTCGAGTACTACGCGCTCGGCCAGTTCACCATCGCCAAGTCCGTCGAGGACCTCTCCCCCTACGGCGCCCAGAGGTACGGCACGAGCTTCACCAGCGGCCCGTGGAACGCGGTCACCGAGGACAAGGCGATCTACGCGCTGCCCATGGACTCCGGCCCGATGGCGTTCTTCTACAACAAGAAGGTCTTCGACAAGCACCACATCAAGGTGCCGACCACCTGGGACGAGTACGTGGAGGCCGCCCGCACCCTGCACAAGGCCGACCCCAAGATCTTCATCACCAACGACACCGGCGACGCCGGCGCCACCACCAGCTTCATCTGGCAGGCCGGCGGGCGTCCTTACCAGACCGACGGCACGAACGTCACCATCAACTTCGGCGACGAGGGCACCCAGAAGTACGCCGCCACCTGGCAGAAGCTCCTCGACGAGAAGCTCGTCGCGCCCGTCAGCTCCTGGAGCGACGCCTGGTACAAGGGCCTGGCCGACGGCTCCATCGCCACCCTCTCCATCGGCGCCTGGATGCCCGCCAACCTCACCTCCGGTGTCGCCTCCGCCTCCGGCGACTGGCGGGTCGCCCCGCTCCCGCAGTGGACGAAGGGCGACAAGGTCAGCGCCGAGAACGGCGGCAGCTCCCTCGCCGTCCCGAAGGCCGCGAAGAACAAGGAACTCGCGTACGCCTTCACCGAGTTCGCCACCACCGGCGCCGGAGCCAGCGCCCGCGTCGCCCAGGGCTCGTTCCCCGCGACCCGCGCCGACCTGGAGTCCAAGGCGTTCCTCGACACCAAGTTCCCCTACTTCGGCGGTCAGCAGGCCAACCAGATCTTCGCCGAATCCGCCCGCAACGTCGGCGCCGACTGGTCCTACCTGCCCTTCCAGGTGTACGCGAACTCCATCTTCAACGACACCGTCGGCAAGGCCTACGTCTCCTCGACCAAGCTCACCGACGGCCTGAAGGCCTGGCAGGACGCCAGCGTCAAGTACGGCAAGGACCAGGGCTTCACCGTCAACAAGTGACCCGGGCGAGACGGGGGCGCAGCCGCATCGCGACTTCGCCCCCGTTCGCCTGTGGAAAGGGCTTGCCACGCCTCTCGTGTTTGCGTAAACATGGAGGCGTCCCGGCCCCGCACGACCCCTCACCTACAGGAGCACACAGCGCATGCCCGATCTCCAGACAGACAAGGCCGGATTCCTGCTCGACGGCCAGCCCTTCCGTTTCCTGTCCGGCGGGCTGCACTACTTCCGGGTCCACCCCGAGCAGTGGCAGGACCGGCTCCGCAAGGCCCGGCTCATGGGCCTCAACACCGTCGAGACCTACGTCCCCTGGAACCTGCACCAGCCGCGCCCCGACCGCTTCCTGATGGACGGCGGGCTCGACCTCCCCCGCTTCCTCGACCTCGCCGCCGCCGAGGGGCTGCACGTCCTGCTGCGGCCCGGCCCGTACATCTGCGCGGAGTGGGAGGGAGGTGGTCTGCCCTCGTGGCTGCTCACCGAGCCCGACATCCAGCTGCGCACCCGCGACCCCCGGTTCCTGGCGGCGGTGGACGACTTCTTCGACCGCCTGCTCACCCCGCTCCGGCCGTACCTCGCCTCACAGGGCGGTCCGATCCTGGCCGTGCAGGTGGAGAACGAGTACGGGGCCTACGGCGACGACACCGCCTATCTGGAGCACATCGCCGGCTCGCTGCGCGCCTGCGGGGTCGACGTTCCCCTCTTCACCTGCGACCAGCCGGTGGATCTGGAGCGGGGCGCTCTGCCCGGCGTCCTCGCCACCGCCAACTTCGGCAGCCGCTCGGCCGACCATCTGACCGCGCTGCGCGCGCAGCGCCCCGAGGGGCCGCTGATGACGACGGAGTTCTGGATCGGCTGGTTCGACCGCTGGGGCGCCCGCCATGTGGTCCGCGACGCCGAGGACGCCGCCCGCGAGCTCGACGAAGTCCTCGCCACCGGCGCCTCGGTCAACTTCTACATGTTCCACGGCGGTACGAACTTCGGTTTCACCAACGGCGCCAACGACAAGCACACCTACCGCCCCACCGTCACCTCGTACGACTACGACGCACCGCTCGACGAGGCCGGCGACCCGACGGAGAAGTACCACGCCTTCCGCGACATCATCGCCAAGTACGCGCCGGTGCCGAGCGACCCCGCCCCTGCCCCGGGGGCCAAACTGGCGGTCTCCGCGGTCGCGCTGACGGAGAGCGCCGGGCTGCTGCCGAGCGCGGCCGCGCTGGCACCGCGGATCGACTCCCGGCGTCCGCTGACCATGGAGGAGCTGGAGCAGGACTTCGGCTTCGTCCTCTACGAGACCACGCTGCCGCTGCGCGGCCCCGCTCTGCTGGAGATCGAACACGTCCGTGACCGTGCTCAGGTCTTCGTCGACGGCCAGCCGGTCGGCGTCCTGGAGCGGGAGAACCACGAGCACGCCCTCGCCTTCACGGTTCCCCGGGCCGGCGGGGTGCTCTCGATCCTGGTGGAGAACCAGGGCCGGGTGAACTACGGCCAGGGCATCCACGACCGCAAGGGCCTGCTCGGAAAGGTCCTCCTGGACGGCGCCGAGCCGACGGCCTGGACGAACCGGCCGCTCCCGCTCACCGCACTGGAGGACGTGCCCTTCACGACCACCACGACGACTCCCGTGGGCCCGGCCTTCCACCGGGGCACCTTCGAGGTCACCGAGGCGGCCGACACCTTCCTGCACCTCGACGGCTGGACCAAGGGGAACGCCTGGGTCAACGGCTTCCCGCTCGGCCGTTACTGGTCCCGCGGCCCTCAGAAGTCGCTGTACGTCCCGGCTCCGGTCCTGCGCGCCGGTACGAACGAGATCATCGTCCTGGAACTCCACGCGGGCCCCCGGGGCCGTACCGTCGACTTCCGCGACACCCCCGACCTCGGCCCCACCGAGGAGTAGGAACACCCGGCGACGGGCCGGGCTCGGGAGCGTCCCCCACGCATCCGAGCCCGGCCCGTCGCCCCGCGCTTTCGCGCCGCACCCGCGCCCCGGCTCCCCTCTCCTCTCCTCTCCTCTCCGCCCCGCCCCGCCCTCCCACCCCGGGAGGGCTTTTGTCGTCTCCGCGACTTCGTGCGGACAGGTACGCCGGGCCCGGCGGGCCGTGAAGGCCGTGCCGGCCGGACGGCGTCGTTCCCATGTCCCGCGGCAGCGTCGTCCGGCGGGAAGCAGGCCTGGGCGGCGTGGACGGCAGGCGCCGCCGGTGCCCCGGCGCGGTCGGCCGGAGGGCGGCACCCCGGGGCCGTGCAGTCCACCACGCGGGGCCGGGAGGCGCCGCGAAGACCCCACCGTCCGCCGACCGGGTCGCCGGTACGCCGAGAGGCCCGCTCCCCTCGGGGGGCGGGCCTCGTCCGTGTGTCCGGTCAGTGCGGAAGTCCGACCGCGCGTTCACCGTTGCGGCGCTGCTGGATCACGACGGCGGCCACGAGCAGGGCGCCCTGGGCGACGTTCTGCCAGAAGGTGTTGATGCCCTGGACCGTGAGGCCGTTCTCCAGAGCGCCCAGCAGGGCGACGGCGAGGAGCGTGCCGCCGACGCCTCCCTTGCCGCCCTTGAGGGCGCAGCCGCCGAGGGCGGCGGCGGTGATGGCCTTGAGTTCAAGACCCTCACTGCCGGAGACGGGCTGGCCGGAGCCGGTACGGGCGGTGAGCAGGATGCCGGCGACGGCGGCGACGACGCCGATGAGGGCGTAGACGGCGACGAGGTACTTGTTGATGTTGATGCCGGCGAGGCGGGCGGCGGTGTCGTTGCCGCCGATCGCGTAGAGGTTGCGGCCGATGTCCGTGTACTTGAGCATCACGTGCACGGCGATCGCGACGACGATGAGGATCCAGATCATCACCGGCAGGCCGGCGATCTTTCCGCGGCCGAGGAACACGAAGACCGGGTCGTTGAGGACGTATCCCTGCGCGCGGCCGTCGGAGACCAGCTGGGCGACGCCCTTGTACGCGGCGAGCCCGGCGAGGGTGGCGATGGTCGGGTTGACCCGTCCGTAGACGATCGCCACACCGTTCACGATGCCGACGAGCACGCCGACGACGAGTGCGGCACCCATGCCGAGGAAGGGGTTGGAGCCGGCCGAGGTGAAGGCCATCGCGCTGACCACGGAGGCCAGGCCCGCCTGCGAGCCGACCGAGATGTCGAGGCCGCCGCAGATGATGACGACGGTCTGGACGATGGCGAGGAGGCCGGTGATCGTCACGGCTTCGCCGACGACCTGGATGTTGGACCAGCTCAGGTAGTTCTCGTTGAGGGCGCCGAACAGCCCGAGGACCACGACGAGCGCACCGATGAGGCTGAGGTTCTGCCCGCCGAGGGCGGCCAGCGGCGATCGCTTGCGGGCCGTTGCCGGTGCCTTCTCGGACTCGGCCGGGGAGGTGGTCGCGGTGGTCATCGGGGGCCTCCAGGGGCGGAGTCGGTACGGGGCCGGGGAACGGCCGGGGTGGGAGCGGCGTCCGGGGAAGCGAGGTCGTCGGCCATGGCGAGGTTGAGGATGGACTCCTCGGTCGCCTCGGCCCGGCCGAGTTCGCCGGTGATGCGGCCGTTCTGCATCACCACGACGCGGTCGGCGAGTCCGAGCACCTCGGGGAGTTCGGAGGAGATCACGAGCAGGGCGACGCCGTCCCGTGCCAGGTCGGCGATGATCCGGTAGATCTCCGCCTTGGCACCGATGTCGATGCCGCGGGTGGGCTCGTCGAGGATCAGGACCTTCGGCCGTCGCAGCAGCCACCGGGCGAGGACGACCTTCTGCTGGTTGCCTCCGGACAGCTTGCGCACCTCGTGCTCGATGGACGGGGTGCGCACCCTGAGCCGGTCGGAGAACTCCTGGGCGACGGCCTTCTCCTGGCCGCTGCGGACGAAACGCATCCGGCGCAGCCGGTCCAGGCTGACCAGGGAGGTGTTGTCACGGATGGACCGCTGCAGGAAGAGGGCCTGGGCCTTGCGCTCCTCCGGGGCCAGGCCGATGCCTGCCCGGATGGCGTCCTTGGGGCTGCGCAGCCGCAGGGGCCGGCCGTGCAGGGTGATCCGTCCGGAGCGCAGGGGGCGGTCGCCGGCGAGCGCGAGGCCCAGTTCCGAACGCCCGGCGCCCATGAGTCCGGCGAGGGCGACGACCTCTCCGGCCCTGATCCGGAGGCTGATGTCGGTGACGTCGTCGGTGGTGACGCCGTCCAGTTCCAGGACGACTTCGTCCCGGGCGACGTCCTGGCGTACGAACAGCGAGGAGAGGTCGCGGCCGACCATCATCCGTACGACTTCGCTCTCGGTGGTGTGCGCGGCGTCGAGGACGCCGGCGGAGGCGCCGTCGCGGAGTACCGCGATCCGGTCCGCGAGGCGGAAGATCTCCTTCATGCGGTGGGAGACGTAGATGATCGCGATGCCCTGGGCGCGCAGCCGGTCGATCAGGGCGAACAGGGCCTCGGCTTCGTTCTCCGCGAGCGAGGAGGTCGGCTCGTCGAAGGCGATGACCTTGGCCTCGCCGGTGAGGGCGCGCAGGATCTCCACCAACTGGCGCTGGGCCGGGGTCAGTTCGGAACCGAGTTGATCGGGGTCGATGACCTTCTCGAAGCCGAGCCGTGCCAGGTCGGCGGTGATCCTGTGGCGCAGTTCGGCGCGGTCGAGGCGCCGGCCGGCCTTGCGGGGCAGGGATCCGGCGTAGACGTTCTCCGCCACGGAGACGTGCGGGATGATCTCCGGCTCCTGCGGGATGATGCGGATCCCGGCCTTGCGCGCGTCCTGCGGCGAGCCGAACGAGACCGGTGCGCCGTCGAGGAGGATGCGGCCTTCGGTGGGCTGGTGGTCGCCGGTGAGGATCTTCAGCAGCGTGGACTTGCCCGCACCGTTCTCGCCCATGAGGGCGGTGACCTGCCCCGGGAGGAAGGTCAGGGTGACGCCGCCCAGGGCCTGGACGGCGCCGAAGCGCTTGGTGATGTTCTCGACGGCGACACCGGCGCCTGGGGCCGCCGGCGTGGGGGGTCGGGTGCCTGGTGTGGTCATGCTGGCCTCACGGGCTGGAGGGACGGGGAGGGAGCGCCGGGTGCTGGGGGCCGGTGCGGCGAGCGGGCGTGCCGTCGCACCGGCGCTGGGGCTGTCCGGAAGGTAGCGCCGTCTGCCCGGAGGGCAGGGGCCTCGGCTCAGCCGCAGGTGACTCCGGCGGACTTCCAAGTGGAGGCGTCGACCATCGTGGTCGGGGCGAAGGCTTCCTTGGGGAAGGCCTTGCCGTTCTTGAGCTTGTCGTACATCGTCTGCACGGCCAGGGCGCCGACGTCCTTGCCGTTGATGAACAGCGCGGCCTTCATGCCGGAAGGCTTGCCGGAGCTCCAGTTCTTGCAGGCCAGGTAGGCCCCGAGGCCCACGCCGATGACGTCGTCGGCCTTGAAGCCGGCGTTCTCCAGTGCGGTGACCCCGCCCTGGACGTTCTCGTCGTTGCAGCCCCAGACCACCCAGTGCTTGACGCTCGGGTTCGCGGTGATCGTGGCCGCGATCTTGTCCTGGGCGCCGGTGGGGCTGTTGTCCGTGGGGACGTCGATGTTCTGCACCGTGGCGCCGGAGCCGGCGGCGAAGGCCTCCTTGGACGCCTTGACGCGGTCGGTGCAGACGGTCACGTCCTGCTTCCAGGCGGAGATGGTGCGGGTCTCCGCGGGGTTCCAGCCGGCCTTCTTGAACTCCGCGGCGGCGCGCTTGCCGACCTCACCGCCCATCTGGGCACCGCTGAAGCCGATCCGGGGCACCAGGGCGTCGGCGGCGCAGGAGGACGGGTCCGGTCCGGTCGTACAGATCTGGTCGTCGGAGGTGAGCAGGGCGACCTTGGCGTCCTTGGCGATCTGGGCGACCTGGGGCCCGACGGCGGGGTCGGGGACGACGACGATCAGGCCGTTGCTCTTCTGCGAGATCGCCGACTGGGCCTCGCTGACGGTCTTGTTGGCGTCGGTGCCGAGGTTGACGACCTTCAGGTCGATGCCGAGCTCGTCCGCCTTGGCCTTGGCGCCGGCCGCCTCACCGACGAAGTACTCCTGGTCGCCCTGCTTCTGGAGGTAGGTCAGGCTTATCTTGCCGTCGACCTTGGCGACGTCCGCGCCCCCCGAGCCGACGGCCTGCTGGCCGCTGGAGCAGGAGGTCAGTGCGAGGACGGAGGCCAGGCCCAGTACGGCTGCTGCCATCGGCCGGCGGTGGTGCTCAGTGAACATGTCATTCCCCTTGCTCGGACGGGCCGCGCACGGCCGACCGGTGAGGTGCAGAAACAGATGGGCTCGCGGAGGGTCGCGGGAGGGAGGGGGGAACGAAGGGTTCCGGTCCCGTCCGACGACGGTGCGAGAGGGGCGACCAGGCACTTCTGTGGGGTGTCGAAGTCACCACAATCAGTCGTCAATCAGCTCGACGCCCCACAGAAAATCGCTGTTTCGATCAAAAGTCAACAGTGCATCCGTGGGGTTTCGGATCCATGCGCCGCCGTTACCGGGACTCAACCTGGAGGGCTGACATGGCAATCGCTTACTGCGCGGACGATCGGCTCAGCCGTCCATCAGGATGTTGAATTTTGTTGGACTGACGAAAGGCGCTGGCACTCAGGTACATGGCTACCTCTGAGGTGCAGAGGGGCTGGGGACGGTCGGTGTGCCGGCGCTCGCTCGGCGACCACGACCACATGAGGCGGTCCTCGGAAGTGACGGAGGACGATCACCTCGCGGTGTTTGCGCAAAAAGTACCTTGCCCCCGCCGAGCCCGACAGTCCCGAATGCATCACGTCACACAGCCGGGATGGCCGCCCCACCGCAGCACCGGCAGGTCCGCGTCTCGAAGATCTTGAGGGGGACTATTTACAGGGGTTAGCCGAATGGTTACGTTAACACCGAGCAAGGAGACTTCATATGCGCCACCTGAGGGCCCGTCCCTGCAGCCCGGATCCCGGCAGGCTCTGCGAGGGCCCCCTATGGGATCCCGCCGTGCAGGAGCTGCTGTGGGTCGACATCACCGCCGGCCTCGTCCACCGGGGCAGCCTGGTTCCGTTCGCCGACGGCAGCGGTCTGCCCGACTTACTGCCCCGCGTCACGCTCGCCCCCGGCGGCCCGGTCGGCGCCGTCCTGCCGAGCCGCAGCGGCGCGCTGATCGCCACGGTGTCCACGTCCGTCGTGAGGATCGACGACAGCGGCCGGTGCGAGGAGTTCGCCTCCCTGCCCCTCTTCCCTGACGGCGTGCGGCGACGGTTCCACGGCGCCGCGTGTGACCCGCACGGACGTCTCCTCGCGGCCGCCATGCCGTCCGACACGACCGAGGGAGCCGGCTCGCTGTACCAACTCGGCCCGGACGGCCTGCGGGTGCTGCTCGACTCCGTGACCCTTTCCCACGGTCTCGGCTGGAGCCCCGACGGCTCCCTGATGTACTACGCCGACGGCGCGACCGGCCGAGTCGACGTGTTCGACTACGACGTCGCGACCGGAACTCCCGGCGGCCGACGGCCGTTCGCCTCGATCGACGGCGGTGCGCCGGACGGTCTGACCGTCGACCGGGACGGCAGTGTCTGGGTCGCGGTCCGGGGTGCGGGGCAGGTTCGCGCCTTCGCACCCGACGGCACCTGTCACACCGTCGTGCACGTCGGCACCTCGCACGTGTCCGGTGTCGTCTTCGCCGGCCCCGCCCTCGACACCCTCGTGATCACGACGGCGACCGAAGGACTGACCCGGCAGCAGCTGGACGAAGAGCGCCACGCCGGACGGCTGTTCGTCTGCCGTCCGGGCACCGCCGGGCTTCCGGCCGTGCCGTTCGACGATCTCGTCCCCCAGGAGACGGCATGACCGCCCTCTCGGCCGCACGCGCCGCCGCGCCCGTGGTGGCGAGGCGCTGATTCGGCCGCTCCGCGGGACTCCCCTAGGCCACTAAGACGAGCCACGGTGTGGCGACACCGAAACGTCCCCGCACGAACGCCTGGAAGTGGTGCACATGGCCGCCGCAACAACCGCTCCCACACCCCCCGGTTCCCTCAAGCGCATCGTCGCCGCGAGTCTCATCGGCACGACCATCGAGTGATACGACAACTCATCGGGCCAGAGCTACGACCTGCGCTTTCTCCCCCATGGCCCCCCTGAAGTCAGCACCGAACCAGCACGGGAAAGTCTCGTGCTAGTGCCGCATCAGGCAACGTTCGCCTCGCTGGTGGAGCACGGAGGAGTAAATCGGTGGGGTGATACAGGGGAATCTGCCACGATCGCCAGATGGGTGCATTGGATGCAGTGGCAGGCAGGGTTGCCGGCGGGGCCACCGTGGCGTTCCGGCCCAGCGGCTCCTCGATGGTCCCGCTGATACGCAGTCGGCAGCAGGTGGTCGTTGCTCCGGTCGACCCGTCGAAGTTGGAGGTCGGGGACATCGTCCTCGCCCGTGTCGCCGGGACGGTGTACTTGCACTTGGTGTCGTCCGTGGACCCCGCCAGGAAGCGGGTGCAGATCAGTAACAACCGTGGCCTCGTCAACGGCTGGACCAGCCACGATCGTGTCTTTGGTATCTGTGTGGCAGTCGGCGGCGTCGCCAGGTCAAAGGTCGCGGGCAAGACGCTCGCGACCGACTCCAACGGCTCCTCCTGAACCTGACGCTCCAGCGGCATCGGGCCGCCAAGCTATGCGGGTGGCAGAACGAGTGCGCGTTCGCGAGATCGATGACGACGAGGGCCGGCGGTTACTGCGGATAGTCCGCAGAGGCACGGGCTCGGTGGTGACC
This is a stretch of genomic DNA from Streptomyces sp. R44. It encodes these proteins:
- a CDS encoding SMP-30/gluconolactonase/LRE family protein, whose protein sequence is MRHLRARPCSPDPGRLCEGPLWDPAVQELLWVDITAGLVHRGSLVPFADGSGLPDLLPRVTLAPGGPVGAVLPSRSGALIATVSTSVVRIDDSGRCEEFASLPLFPDGVRRRFHGAACDPHGRLLAAAMPSDTTEGAGSLYQLGPDGLRVLLDSVTLSHGLGWSPDGSLMYYADGATGRVDVFDYDVATGTPGGRRPFASIDGGAPDGLTVDRDGSVWVAVRGAGQVRAFAPDGTCHTVVHVGTSHVSGVVFAGPALDTLVITTATEGLTRQQLDEERHAGRLFVCRPGTAGLPAVPFDDLVPQETA
- a CDS encoding S24 family peptidase, with the protein product MGALDAVAGRVAGGATVAFRPSGSSMVPLIRSRQQVVVAPVDPSKLEVGDIVLARVAGTVYLHLVSSVDPARKRVQISNNRGLVNGWTSHDRVFGICVAVGGVARSKVAGKTLATDSNGSS